From Nicotiana tabacum cultivar K326 chromosome 22, ASM71507v2, whole genome shotgun sequence, one genomic window encodes:
- the LOC107771081 gene encoding cytochrome b561 and DOMON domain-containing protein At3g25290-like, translating into MASHFHLFLASLLVLLFISPSTSLTCSSQTFSSNTKFTNCTDLPALKSFLHWTFDPTKSTLSVAFIASPASPDGWIAWGLNPTAPAMVGTQSLIAFKDPKGAMVVKTYNLTSYKSITESKILYNVLDSKAESSNGTMKIFATLELPENTTTVNQVWQVGPAVKDGKPVVHKFDTENLASKAILDLAATSSAGDGNKNAGSSASSSNSSSQSGNETGGSSRILKSENGIFAFLFFLGVLLLQL; encoded by the coding sequence ATGGCCTCTCATTTTCATCTCTTTCTTGCCTCCCTTCTTGTTCTTCTCTTCATCTCACCTTCCACATCTCTAACTTGCTCATCTCAAACATTTTCCAGCAACACCAAATTCACCAATTGTACTGATCTTCCTGCTCTCAAATCTTTCCTCCACTGGACCTTTGACCCCACTAAATCCACCCTATCTGTTGCCTTCATTGCTTCTCCAGCTTCCCCTGATGGTTGGATTGCTTGGGGTCTCAACCCCACTGCCCCAGCTATGGTTGGCACACAATCCCTTATAGCATTCAAAGATCCCAAAGGAGCCATGGTTGTCAAAACTTATAACCTTACTTCTTACAAATCAATTACAGAGTCTAAGATTTTGTACAATGTGTTGGATTCGAAAGCAGAGTCTTCTAATGGGACCATGAAAATCTTTGCCACGTTGGAGTTGCCGGAAAATACGACGACGGTGAACCAAGTATGGCAGGTGGGACCCGCGGTGAAAGATGGAAAGCCGGTGGTACATAAGTTTGATACTGAAAATTTGGCATCTAAAGCTATTCTGGATTTGGCTGCTACTTCTTCTGCCGGTGATGGGAATAAGAATGCTGGTTCCTCTGCAagtagtagtaatagtagtagCCAAAGTGGAAATGAGACTGGAGGATCTTCAAGAATTTTGAagagtgaaaatggtatttttgCCTTCTTGTTCTTCCTCGGAGTCTTGCTTTTGCAGCTTTAG